A single genomic interval of Pirellulales bacterium harbors:
- a CDS encoding arylsulfatase produces the protein MFRISVAALLGCLWCVVVAQAQEKPGNQNSVRSVAPQPANVLPYPDFHYRGSVGRTLAESDTPEFPQPIRPPQGAPNIVYILIDDAGYGQFGTFGGQVPTPALDKVAADGLRFTRFHTTALCSPTRAALLTGRNHHSAGTGVITEAATGYDGYTGIIGKNMGTIGQVLRQHGYATAWFGKNHNTPDWETSQVGPFDRWPSGLGFDYFYGFMGGDMDQWQPTLYENHELVPRSKDPKYILTADLVDKAVAWLRRTRSIAANKPYFLYMSTGATHAPHHVSPEFIARQRGKFDMGWDTYREQTFARQKKLGVVPASAKLTKRPQELPAWDSLSADQKRLFSRMMEVFAAFTAQTDYEMGRLLEVVRSLPDADNTLIFYEVGDNGASAEGGLVGLLNENSFFNNVPESLADNLTHIDEIGGPKHFNHFPAGWAWAMNTPFQWTKQIASHLGGTRNPLAVSWPAKIKDKGGVRTQFHHVIDIAPTIYEAVGVPFPETLDGVAQRPLEGASMVYSFDNANASGHRRTQYFEMFVNRGIYHDGWWAASRVNIPWVGDAKPANPDTATWELYHLDEDFSQANDLANDNPAKLRELQDLWWTEAARYRVLPLDGRKTERLNGELQGRPSLTGNRTSFTYFPGVVALPAGSAPNVLNKSFSITAEVDTKGDKTEGAIFSMGGSDGGYGLYVRDGRPVFAGNFLGRSMTRATSAAPLPSGVVKLRGEFHYDGGGMGKGGTLSIFVNGKKVGEGRIKQTQGITLGLGGALDIGEDTGSAVDDAYTPPFRFNGTIKQVTVDLQPK, from the coding sequence ATGTTCAGAATCTCTGTCGCTGCCCTACTGGGCTGCTTGTGGTGCGTCGTTGTCGCACAGGCGCAAGAAAAACCGGGCAATCAAAACTCCGTTCGATCCGTCGCCCCGCAACCGGCCAACGTATTGCCGTACCCCGATTTTCACTATCGCGGCAGCGTCGGTCGCACGCTCGCCGAGAGCGATACTCCCGAGTTTCCTCAGCCGATTCGACCTCCCCAGGGCGCGCCGAACATTGTTTACATTTTGATCGACGACGCCGGCTATGGGCAATTTGGCACATTCGGCGGCCAAGTGCCAACGCCAGCGCTCGACAAGGTTGCGGCCGACGGACTGCGCTTCACGCGGTTCCACACGACGGCGTTGTGTTCGCCGACGCGCGCGGCGCTACTCACTGGGCGCAACCATCACTCGGCAGGCACCGGCGTCATCACCGAAGCGGCCACCGGCTACGACGGCTATACCGGCATCATCGGCAAGAACATGGGCACGATCGGCCAAGTGCTGCGGCAACACGGCTACGCCACCGCGTGGTTTGGCAAGAACCACAACACGCCCGATTGGGAAACCAGCCAGGTCGGCCCGTTCGATCGTTGGCCAAGCGGCCTGGGCTTCGATTACTTCTATGGATTCATGGGGGGCGACATGGATCAGTGGCAGCCGACGCTCTACGAAAATCACGAACTCGTCCCGCGCTCGAAGGATCCGAAATATATTCTGACGGCTGATCTCGTCGACAAAGCGGTGGCATGGCTCCGCCGCACGCGTAGTATTGCCGCAAATAAGCCGTACTTCCTCTATATGTCAACTGGCGCGACACATGCCCCGCACCACGTTTCGCCGGAATTCATTGCCCGCCAGCGCGGCAAGTTCGACATGGGCTGGGACACCTATCGCGAGCAGACGTTTGCGCGGCAGAAGAAACTCGGCGTTGTACCCGCCAGCGCCAAGCTCACGAAGCGGCCCCAAGAACTGCCGGCCTGGGATTCATTGTCGGCCGACCAAAAGCGGCTATTTTCGCGAATGATGGAAGTTTTCGCCGCGTTCACTGCGCAAACCGACTACGAAATGGGGCGGCTGTTGGAAGTCGTCCGCTCGCTGCCGGATGCCGACAACACGCTGATTTTTTACGAAGTCGGCGACAATGGCGCATCGGCCGAAGGGGGCCTGGTGGGCCTCTTGAACGAGAATTCATTCTTCAATAACGTCCCCGAATCGCTCGCGGACAATCTCACACACATCGACGAAATCGGCGGGCCGAAACATTTCAATCATTTCCCGGCGGGCTGGGCGTGGGCAATGAATACACCGTTCCAATGGACCAAGCAGATTGCCTCGCACCTCGGCGGAACGCGCAATCCGCTGGCGGTTTCCTGGCCGGCCAAGATCAAAGACAAAGGAGGCGTGCGCACGCAGTTTCATCACGTGATCGACATCGCGCCGACGATTTACGAAGCGGTCGGCGTACCGTTTCCGGAGACGCTGGACGGCGTCGCACAACGACCGCTCGAAGGCGCTTCGATGGTCTACTCGTTCGACAACGCGAACGCATCTGGCCATCGTCGCACGCAATACTTCGAGATGTTCGTCAATCGGGGCATTTACCATGACGGTTGGTGGGCGGCCTCGCGCGTCAATATTCCCTGGGTTGGAGATGCCAAGCCCGCCAACCCCGACACGGCCACGTGGGAACTGTACCACCTCGACGAAGATTTCAGTCAGGCGAACGATCTGGCCAACGACAACCCCGCAAAGCTGCGCGAACTGCAAGATTTGTGGTGGACCGAGGCGGCCCGATACCGCGTGTTGCCCCTCGATGGCCGCAAGACGGAGCGACTCAATGGAGAGCTGCAAGGGCGGCCGTCGCTGACGGGAAATCGCACGTCGTTTACCTATTTCCCCGGCGTGGTTGCGTTGCCCGCGGGGAGCGCTCCGAACGTTCTCAACAAGTCGTTCTCGATTACCGCCGAGGTGGACACGAAGGGAGACAAGACCGAAGGCGCGATTTTCTCGATGGGAGGCAGCGACGGCGGATATGGATTGTATGTGCGCGACGGCCGTCCGGTGTTCGCGGGCAACTTTCTGGGCCGATCGATGACCCGCGCGACATCCGCGGCGCCACTTCCCAGCGGCGTCGTGAAACTGCGCGGCGAATTCCACTACGACGGCGGCGGCATGGGCAAGGGCGGCACGCTATCGATCTTCGTCAACGGCAAGAAAGTGGGGGAAGGTCGAATCAAGCAGACTCAAGGCATCACGCTGGGGCTTGGCGGCGCTTTGGACATTGGCGAAGACACCGGCTCGGCGGTCGACGACGCCTATACGCCACCGTTCCGATTTAACGGCACGATCAAGCAAGTAACCGTCGATCTACAGCCGAAGTGA
- a CDS encoding DUF1254 domain-containing protein encodes MKAHQRKLTALVIVLTIVTCLGAASAENLSDEEAFKIGADTYVYGYPLVTMEITRRVMTNAVSPEGTHAPMGQFVLMRRYPDATFTDVTAPNADTLYSTAWLDLAKEPYVLSLPDEDGRYYLMPMLSGWTDVFTVPGKRTTGTKAQTYAITGPHWTGKLPGGVTELKSPTNMVWILGRTYCTGTPEDYQAVHAIMDRYQLVPLSAFGKPYTPPRRAVDPTIDMKTPVREQVHALDAGAYFNLLATLMKDNPPAKADGPMVEKMAKIGIVPGEKFDGSKLSADVAARIPKSAQGQIMGHFKKAGKDNNGWIFTTKTGVYGTDYLERAFITAIGLGANRPQDAVYPTSEVDGDGHPYRGTHKYTIHFPKGQTPPVNAFWSITMYNADYFFVDNPLNKYTVSPRNDLKYNADGSLDIYIQNKSPSKDKEANWLPAPKGKFILMMRLYWPKEKTPSIIDGSWTPPPATIVAE; translated from the coding sequence ATGAAAGCACATCAGCGTAAACTCACCGCACTCGTCATTGTTTTAACCATTGTCACCTGCTTGGGCGCTGCAAGCGCCGAGAATCTCTCGGATGAGGAAGCATTCAAAATCGGCGCGGACACTTACGTTTATGGTTATCCACTCGTGACGATGGAGATTACGCGTCGCGTCATGACGAATGCGGTCTCACCAGAAGGTACACATGCTCCAATGGGGCAATTCGTCTTGATGAGAAGGTACCCGGATGCCACGTTTACGGACGTTACCGCTCCGAACGCGGACACCCTGTATTCGACGGCCTGGCTCGATCTCGCGAAGGAGCCGTATGTCTTGAGCCTGCCGGACGAGGACGGACGATATTACTTAATGCCCATGCTCAGCGGCTGGACGGATGTGTTTACGGTGCCGGGCAAGCGGACAACAGGTACCAAAGCGCAAACGTATGCGATCACTGGACCACATTGGACAGGCAAGCTTCCCGGCGGTGTCACGGAACTCAAGTCGCCCACGAACATGGTCTGGATCTTGGGTCGAACGTATTGCACTGGAACGCCCGAGGACTACCAGGCCGTCCACGCAATCATGGATCGGTATCAGCTCGTGCCGCTCAGCGCCTTTGGCAAGCCATACACGCCACCGCGCAGAGCCGTGGATCCAACGATCGACATGAAAACACCTGTCCGCGAACAGGTTCACGCGCTCGATGCAGGTGCTTACTTCAATCTGCTTGCAACTCTGATGAAAGATAATCCGCCGGCAAAGGCCGATGGTCCAATGGTTGAGAAAATGGCGAAGATCGGCATCGTTCCAGGGGAAAAGTTCGATGGAAGCAAGCTCTCGGCCGACGTGGCCGCTCGCATTCCTAAGTCAGCTCAGGGGCAAATCATGGGCCACTTCAAAAAGGCAGGCAAGGACAACAATGGTTGGATTTTCACAACCAAGACCGGCGTATACGGCACCGATTATCTTGAGCGCGCCTTTATTACGGCAATTGGCCTTGGCGCCAATCGGCCTCAGGATGCCGTCTATCCAACTTCTGAAGTGGACGGCGACGGCCATCCCTATCGCGGAACCCACAAGTACACGATCCATTTTCCCAAAGGCCAAACCCCTCCGGTAAACGCTTTTTGGTCAATCACCATGTACAACGCCGACTATTTCTTCGTTGACAATCCGCTCAATAAGTACACGGTGAGTCCGCGTAACGATCTCAAGTACAACGCCGATGGCTCGCTCGACATCTATATCCAGAACAAATCGCCAAGCAAGGACAAGGAAGCCAACTGGCTTCCTGCTCCCAAAGGCAAGTTTATCCTCATGATGCGGCTCTATTGGCCAAAAGAAAAAACTCCATCGATTATTGATGGTAGTTGGACTCCGCCTCCCGCGACGATCGTGGCGGAATAG
- the mutS gene encoding DNA mismatch repair protein MutS — translation MADTPMMRQYREAKAACGDALLLFRMGDFYELFHDDARTAARLLGLALTSRDKGENATPMAGFPHHQLESYLGKLVSLGVRVAICEQMEDPRLAKGLVKREVTRVVTPGTLTDDALLDPRESNYLAAVIGGGDKEQASVGLAWVELSTGRFHAAVFAREKLADQLARIDAAECLVDEQSELLPANRNGPLAGQASLPIRGAPVAADRNVCPAKTLYTRRPTWAFSLQTATQALTKQFGTATLEGFGFDNERDALALRAAGAILDYLAETQKTSLAHLDRLLPYYTGTTLEIDESTRRSLEISRTMRDGRREGSLLAVLDRTTTAMGSRHLADWVANPLVNLTEIDERLDAVAELVADGRMADELREKLRGIYDIQRLLARITTGRASPRDLAHLGQTLSALPAVKAKMTGRNSVLLSRLEAEVDLCPEIRARLESALVDNCPLQSREGGMIRAGFNADLDNLHELAAGGKQWIARYQADESARTGISTLKVGFNKVFGYYIEVTHTHGHKIPENYTRKQTVKNAERYITPELKEYEERVLTADERSKELEYELFVQLRDFVAAHAKRLQATAHALAQLDVLAALADLARARNYCRPKLVEGPTLTIRDGRHPVLDSLMPEGSFVPNDTEAAADGLILLITGPNMAGKSTYIRQVALVSLLAQIGSFVPAKEATLGLCDRIFARVGASDELSRGQSTFMVEMTETARILNTATARSLVILDEIGRGTSTYDGVSLAWAVVEFLHDRIACRTLFATHYHELTDLAKTLGSVRNLNVAVREWEDQVVFLHKIIEGAADKSYGIHVARLAGVPREVNERAKQILAQLEQEHLGEDDRPKLARRGKTRRVGDLQLTLFAVEEHLVVKQLRELNVNELSPLAALQVLEQMQAELKSLQQ, via the coding sequence ATGGCAGATACTCCCATGATGCGGCAATATCGCGAGGCGAAAGCGGCCTGTGGCGATGCGCTGTTGCTGTTTCGGATGGGAGATTTTTACGAGCTGTTTCACGACGATGCGCGAACGGCGGCGCGGCTGTTGGGGTTGGCGCTGACCAGCCGCGACAAAGGCGAAAATGCCACGCCGATGGCAGGTTTTCCGCATCATCAACTCGAGAGCTATTTGGGGAAGCTCGTTTCGCTCGGCGTGCGCGTGGCGATCTGTGAGCAGATGGAAGACCCGCGGCTGGCCAAGGGGCTCGTGAAACGCGAAGTGACGCGCGTGGTGACGCCGGGAACGCTCACCGACGATGCGCTACTGGATCCGCGGGAGAGCAATTATCTGGCGGCGGTGATTGGCGGTGGCGACAAGGAGCAAGCTTCCGTCGGATTGGCCTGGGTCGAGCTATCGACGGGGCGATTTCATGCCGCGGTGTTCGCGCGCGAGAAGCTCGCCGACCAGTTGGCGAGGATCGATGCGGCGGAATGCCTGGTGGACGAGCAGTCGGAGTTGCTGCCCGCGAATCGAAATGGCCCGTTGGCAGGACAGGCATCTTTGCCCATCCGCGGTGCGCCGGTGGCGGCAGACAGGAATGTCTGTCCCGCGAAGACTCTCTATACGCGGCGGCCGACTTGGGCGTTTTCTTTGCAAACGGCGACACAAGCCTTAACAAAGCAGTTTGGTACGGCGACGCTCGAAGGGTTTGGGTTCGACAATGAACGAGACGCGCTGGCGCTGCGGGCGGCCGGGGCGATTTTGGATTACTTGGCGGAAACGCAAAAAACTTCGCTCGCGCATCTCGATCGACTGTTGCCTTATTACACCGGCACGACGCTGGAGATCGACGAATCGACGCGCCGGAGCTTGGAAATCAGCCGCACGATGCGCGACGGCCGGCGAGAAGGATCGCTGCTGGCAGTGCTCGACCGCACCACGACGGCCATGGGTTCGCGACACCTGGCAGACTGGGTGGCGAATCCGCTGGTGAACTTGACCGAGATCGACGAGCGGCTCGACGCGGTTGCGGAGTTGGTTGCCGACGGGCGGATGGCCGACGAATTGCGCGAGAAACTGCGCGGCATTTACGACATTCAGCGGCTGCTGGCTCGCATCACCACCGGCCGGGCGAGCCCGCGAGATCTTGCACACCTTGGACAAACGCTGTCGGCGCTGCCGGCGGTGAAGGCGAAGATGACCGGCCGAAACAGCGTATTGCTTTCGCGACTGGAGGCGGAAGTCGATCTTTGTCCCGAGATTCGCGCCCGATTGGAATCAGCGCTGGTGGACAATTGCCCTCTTCAGAGCCGCGAAGGAGGCATGATTCGAGCGGGCTTTAACGCTGACCTGGACAACTTGCACGAACTGGCGGCCGGGGGCAAGCAGTGGATCGCGCGGTATCAAGCGGATGAGTCGGCCCGCACGGGGATTTCAACGCTGAAAGTCGGCTTCAACAAAGTGTTCGGCTACTACATCGAAGTCACCCATACGCACGGCCATAAGATTCCAGAAAATTACACGCGCAAGCAGACGGTGAAGAATGCCGAGCGATATATCACGCCGGAATTGAAGGAATACGAGGAGCGTGTGCTGACGGCGGATGAACGCTCGAAGGAACTGGAGTATGAACTATTCGTGCAGCTTCGCGATTTTGTCGCCGCGCATGCCAAGCGATTGCAAGCGACCGCCCATGCGCTGGCGCAGCTCGATGTGCTGGCGGCGCTGGCCGATTTGGCGCGGGCGAGAAATTACTGCCGGCCGAAGTTGGTTGAAGGACCGACGCTGACGATTCGCGACGGCCGTCATCCGGTGCTCGATTCGCTGATGCCGGAAGGTTCGTTTGTGCCAAACGACACGGAGGCCGCGGCGGATGGGCTGATTTTGCTCATCACCGGGCCGAACATGGCGGGCAAGAGCACATACATTCGGCAGGTTGCGCTCGTTTCGCTACTGGCGCAGATTGGCAGTTTTGTACCGGCCAAGGAAGCAACACTGGGGCTGTGCGATCGCATTTTTGCCCGCGTCGGGGCCAGCGATGAACTCAGCCGCGGTCAGAGCACCTTTATGGTTGAAATGACCGAAACCGCCCGTATTTTGAACACCGCAACGGCGCGAAGTCTGGTGATTCTCGACGAAATTGGCCGCGGCACGAGCACCTACGACGGCGTGTCACTGGCTTGGGCGGTCGTCGAGTTCTTGCACGACCGCATCGCCTGCCGCACGCTGTTCGCGACCCATTATCACGAGCTGACCGATCTGGCGAAAACGCTTGGTAGCGTGCGGAATTTGAACGTGGCGGTGCGAGAATGGGAAGACCAGGTCGTCTTCTTGCATAAAATCATCGAAGGGGCGGCCGACAAGAGCTACGGCATTCACGTCGCTCGCTTGGCCGGCGTGCCACGGGAGGTGAATGAGCGGGCGAAGCAAATATTGGCACAGCTCGAACAAGAACACTTGGGCGAGGACGATCGCCCCAAGCTGGCACGCCGGGGTAAAACTCGCCGCGTCGGCGATTTACAACTAACGTTGTTTGCGGTGGAAGAGCATCTTGTGGTCAAGCAGTTGCGGGAGTTGAACGTGAACGAGCTGTCGCCGCTGGCGGCGCTGCAAGTGCTTGAGCAGATGCAGGCGGAGTTGAAGTCGTTGCAGCAGTAG
- a CDS encoding ammonium transporter — MSLRRVVMVGALALGGALFWSSVANAQDSSVPTPEQKLTTLATGLDEAKTAGHNAWMLTSAALVLFMTVPGLAMFYGGLVRKKNVLGVMMQCLFLMALMTVIWVLYGYSLAFGGNPSNEDPKAQWIGNDEFVFMKGVELAWDDSAKAGVTPMEGKIPRLTHMLFQGMFFIITPALICGAFAERMKFSTMVVFMILWGTLVYCPLCHWVWDGGKLAFGKEWAIAGGALDFAGGTVVHISSGVSALVCALLIGKRLGFHKEPMPPHNLTYTILGAGMLWVGWFGFNAGSELACDGIASSAFAATHLSAAAGALAWAIMEWMIRGKPSALGAASGAVAGLVCITPASGYVGPMSALAMGVAAGVVCYLACTVVKSKFGYDDSLDAFGVHGVGGTLGAILTGVFATRAVSNMAGGEPLGLIEGGKIITGQVVAAACTWALAIVATFIILRVLDATMGLRVGQEDEIQGLDLSQHGEEGYIFV; from the coding sequence ATGTCTCTCAGGCGGGTTGTGATGGTGGGCGCGCTTGCGCTGGGCGGTGCGCTTTTCTGGTCGAGTGTGGCGAACGCACAAGATTCCTCAGTGCCGACGCCCGAACAGAAATTGACGACGCTCGCCACTGGGCTTGACGAAGCAAAAACAGCCGGGCACAACGCCTGGATGCTCACGTCCGCCGCGCTGGTGCTGTTTATGACCGTGCCGGGGCTGGCCATGTTCTACGGCGGTCTCGTGCGCAAGAAAAACGTGCTGGGCGTCATGATGCAGTGCTTGTTTTTGATGGCTCTGATGACCGTCATTTGGGTCTTATACGGCTACTCGCTGGCGTTTGGCGGCAATCCGTCGAACGAAGATCCCAAAGCGCAGTGGATCGGCAACGACGAATTCGTGTTCATGAAAGGCGTTGAACTGGCCTGGGACGATTCGGCAAAAGCGGGAGTCACGCCCATGGAAGGCAAAATACCTAGACTAACTCACATGTTGTTCCAAGGAATGTTTTTCATCATTACACCTGCATTGATTTGTGGGGCCTTCGCTGAGCGGATGAAGTTCAGCACGATGGTCGTGTTTATGATCCTCTGGGGCACGCTCGTTTATTGCCCACTGTGCCATTGGGTTTGGGACGGCGGAAAACTGGCGTTCGGAAAAGAATGGGCCATTGCTGGCGGTGCGCTCGACTTTGCTGGCGGCACGGTCGTACATATCAGTTCGGGCGTATCGGCGCTCGTCTGCGCTCTGCTGATCGGCAAGCGATTGGGTTTCCACAAAGAACCAATGCCGCCGCACAACCTGACTTACACAATCCTAGGCGCTGGCATGTTGTGGGTCGGTTGGTTTGGCTTCAATGCCGGCAGCGAATTGGCTTGCGACGGCATCGCTTCCAGCGCCTTTGCCGCCACCCATTTATCGGCGGCAGCCGGCGCGTTGGCTTGGGCAATCATGGAATGGATGATCCGCGGCAAGCCCAGTGCGCTGGGCGCGGCATCCGGCGCAGTGGCTGGCCTGGTTTGCATCACCCCGGCATCCGGCTATGTCGGTCCAATGTCGGCATTGGCCATGGGTGTGGCCGCCGGCGTGGTGTGCTATTTGGCATGCACCGTCGTCAAGTCGAAATTTGGCTACGATGATTCGCTCGATGCGTTTGGCGTTCACGGCGTGGGCGGCACCTTGGGGGCGATCTTGACGGGCGTGTTCGCCACGCGCGCGGTCAGCAATATGGCAGGCGGGGAACCTCTCGGCTTGATCGAAGGGGGCAAGATTATCACCGGTCAAGTGGTGGCCGCAGCATGCACTTGGGCCTTAGCGATCGTTGCTACGTTCATCATATTGAGAGTGCTCGACGCCACCATGGGGCTGCGAGTCGGCCAGGAAGACGAAATCCAAGGCCTCGATCTCAGCCAGCACGGCGAAGAAGGCTATATCTTCGTTTAA
- a CDS encoding ABC transporter ATP-binding protein yields MPPLLSIQSAFAGYGAIEVLKGVSLEVRTGEIVTIIGANGAGKTTTLMCVSGCNRLRSGRITFNGRDIHGTAAHEIVRLGLSQSPEGRKIFPRLSVLENLQLGAITRKDYANIQRDLEHAYALFPRLQQRSKQAGGTLSGGEQQMLAVARALMSRPKLLLLDEPSLGLAPLIVAKIFEVVRELNQEGMSVLLVEQNARMALKLAHRGYVMETGVITMSGPAAELLNDQRVKDAYLGE; encoded by the coding sequence ATGCCCCCCTTGCTTTCCATTCAAAGCGCTTTTGCTGGTTACGGCGCCATCGAAGTCCTCAAGGGCGTTTCGCTGGAAGTCCGCACCGGCGAGATCGTCACCATCATCGGCGCCAATGGAGCCGGCAAGACGACCACGCTGATGTGTGTCTCCGGCTGTAACCGTTTGCGCAGTGGCCGTATTACCTTTAATGGGCGAGACATTCATGGTACTGCGGCGCACGAGATCGTACGGCTTGGGCTATCTCAATCGCCAGAGGGGCGAAAAATCTTTCCCCGCCTATCGGTACTGGAAAATTTGCAACTCGGCGCGATCACGCGAAAAGACTATGCCAACATTCAGCGCGACTTGGAACACGCCTATGCGCTGTTTCCCAGATTGCAGCAGCGATCCAAACAAGCCGGCGGCACGCTTTCCGGTGGCGAACAGCAAATGTTGGCGGTCGCCCGCGCACTCATGTCTCGCCCCAAGCTGCTGCTGCTCGACGAACCTTCGCTCGGCTTGGCACCGCTGATCGTCGCGAAAATCTTCGAAGTCGTTCGAGAACTAAACCAAGAAGGCATGTCGGTGCTGCTCGTCGAGCAAAACGCCCGCATGGCCCTCAAGCTCGCCCACCGCGGCTATGTGATGGAAACCGGCGTCATCACGATGAGCGGCCCCGCGGCGGAACTATTGAACGATCAACGAGTGAAGGATGCATACCTCGGCGAGTGA
- a CDS encoding ATP-binding cassette domain-containing protein encodes MLLDIQKLTMRFGGLTAVDGVDLCVERGQVFSIIGPNGAGKTTVFNAITGIYEPTAGRIYFDGHELRRPVTWRSILLASLVGVLTAVAAVALCVNVDQLWRATIIRNYSFANKEFSVAGAWDDFWSYLAGTLAVEKSRSRWAVTTRDGQPVLDVQGNKSTREEAEQLRNRVRELIDSGDEIVPVERDHRWAILSADGQQTLARYGNESTALRVVDDLKKVRSDQAAQQRTAWIALFSGFALGAAGTVVVWNRARRTPDIISLAGIARTFQNIRLFADMTVLENVLIGLDRRQSRNVLRMMLRTPGLKREMRQMRQLAIESLQFVGLESKANSLAGSLAYGDQRRLEIARALATQPKLLLLDEPAAGMNPTETGELIALIRRIRESGVTVLLIEHHMNVVMGISDRISVLDYGKKIAEGTPQEVRANPKVIEAYLGKESE; translated from the coding sequence ATGCTCCTCGACATCCAAAAGTTGACCATGCGGTTCGGCGGCCTGACGGCGGTCGACGGAGTCGATCTGTGCGTCGAGCGCGGGCAAGTGTTTTCGATCATCGGCCCCAACGGCGCGGGCAAGACGACGGTGTTCAATGCGATCACCGGCATCTATGAACCAACGGCAGGTCGAATCTACTTCGACGGCCACGAACTGCGCCGCCCCGTGACGTGGCGATCAATCTTGCTGGCCTCGCTGGTGGGCGTTCTTACGGCCGTCGCGGCAGTGGCGCTGTGCGTCAACGTCGATCAATTGTGGCGTGCCACGATCATTCGCAATTACAGTTTTGCGAACAAAGAATTCAGCGTCGCCGGCGCGTGGGACGACTTCTGGTCGTATCTGGCCGGCACGTTGGCCGTCGAGAAATCGCGAAGCCGTTGGGCGGTCACGACGCGCGATGGTCAACCGGTGTTGGATGTCCAAGGCAACAAATCGACTCGCGAAGAGGCCGAACAACTGCGCAATCGCGTACGGGAATTGATCGATTCGGGCGACGAAATCGTTCCCGTCGAGCGCGATCATCGCTGGGCGATTCTCTCGGCCGACGGCCAACAAACGCTGGCACGGTACGGCAACGAATCGACGGCGCTGCGCGTGGTCGACGATCTGAAAAAGGTCCGCTCAGATCAGGCTGCACAGCAGCGAACGGCCTGGATCGCGCTCTTCTCCGGCTTCGCTTTGGGCGCGGCGGGAACCGTCGTCGTCTGGAACCGCGCCCGACGGACACCCGACATCATTTCACTAGCCGGCATCGCACGCACATTTCAAAATATTCGCCTGTTCGCCGACATGACGGTGCTGGAAAACGTGTTGATCGGGCTCGACCGTCGGCAGAGCCGCAATGTGCTGCGGATGATGCTGCGAACGCCCGGACTAAAGCGCGAAATGCGGCAGATGCGGCAATTGGCAATTGAATCACTTCAGTTCGTCGGGCTAGAATCCAAAGCCAATTCGCTGGCTGGTTCGTTGGCCTATGGCGATCAGCGGCGGCTTGAGATCGCCCGCGCGCTGGCAACGCAACCGAAATTGTTGCTTTTGGACGAACCAGCCGCAGGAATGAATCCGACGGAGACTGGCGAGCTGATCGCCCTGATCCGCCGCATCCGTGAGTCGGGCGTCACGGTACTGCTGATCGAACACCACATGAACGTTGTGATGGGCATTTCCGATCGCATCAGCGTGCTCGACTACGGCAAGAAAATCGCCGAAGGCACGCCGCAGGAAGTCCGCGCCAATCCGAAAGTGATCGAAGCATACCTTGGGAAGGAGAGCGAATAG